The region GTGTTGATCAGCGCGACACCCGCCGCCGCTGCGGCTCCGGTGAGGAACTGGGTGGGCAGCGTCCAGAAGTTCGGCAGCACCGCGAAGATTGCCATGGCCGTCAGAGCGATGATCGCGATGGTGAGGGCCGGCGATCCCGCGAACAGCGCGAGCGGGATGGTGAGGGCCGCGACGATGGCCGGACCGGCGATGTGCCAGGTCTTGAGGCCGCGCTTGGAGACGTCCTTCGTCCAGAACCAGAGCGCGAAGGCGGCCGGGATGTACGGGATGGCCGTGATGAGTCCGCGCTGGAACACGTCGTACTCGACGTCGTAGATCTCCTGGAAGCCGGCGATGATCGTCGGAAGGAAGAAGGCCAGCGTGTACAGGCCGTAGATGAACCCGAAGTAGATGAACGCGAGGGTCCACACGCGGCCGCTCGAGAACGCGGTGCGCAGGCCGCCGTGCTGCTTGCCCTTGACGATGTTGAGCGACTCGGTCTTCGTCTTCTCTGCGGCGAGCTCGACGGTGAGCCATTCCTGCTCTTCGACCGTCAGCCACTTGGCGTCGCTCGGCTTGTCCTTGAGGTAGAACCAGGCGATGATGCCGACGACGATCGCGGGCAGTCCGACGCCGAGGAACATCACCCGCCAGCCCTCGAGGCCCAGAAACCCGTGGGCTCCGATGAGGAGTCCGGCGAGCGGTGCACCGATCACGGTGCTGAGCGGCTGCGCCAGGTAGAAGAGCGCCAGGATCTTGCCGCGGTGACGCGACGGCACCCAGAGGCTGAGGAACAGGATCGCGCCGGGGAAGAATCCGGCCTCGGCCACACCCAGCGCGAAACGCAGGATCGCGAGGTGCTCGAAGCTGCCGACCCAGGTGAACAGCACCGCGACGATGCCCCAGGTGACCATGATGCGCGCGAGCCAGCGGCGGGCGCCGACACGCGCGAGGGCCAGGTTCGACGGCACCTCCAGCAGGATGTAGCCGATGAAGAAGACACCGGAGGCGAATCCGACCTGGGTCACGGTGAGCGCGAGGTCGTCGTTCATTCCGTTCGGACCGGCGAATCCGATGGCAGACCTATCGAGGTAGTTGATGAAGAACATCAGCGCCACGAACGGCACGAGCCGGATAGAGACCTTGCGGATGGCGGATTTTTCGACCGCGGACTGCGGTGGCGCCTGAGGGGTGAGGGTGTCCACTATGACTCCTTGACTTGGGGTGAACGTCATTGTTTACGGCGATCGAGGAACACCTCGGCGCGTAAACAGTTTCAGCTATCCCGTTTGATCTGTCAACCGGTTGACCAATTTGCTCTTTCCTCAGGGCCGGAAAGGGCGGGTCCTCGCGTTTGGTACCGTGAGTCCATGCCCGTCTACCCCACCAGCGCGACCGAGGAAATCAGCGCCGCGCTGGGCGCGATGGGAGCCGGCTCCGCCTCGTCGGCCGTCGCCAAGCGCCTGCTCGAACTGTTCACCGAGGAGTCGATCTCCCCGGGAACCCGGCTGCCGCCCGAGCGGCAACTGGCCGCGAGCCTCGCTGTGGGACGGTCCGCGGTGCGCGAGGCCCTCGCGGCCCTCGAGATCCTGGGCGTCGTCGACGTGCGCCCCGGTTCGGGCACCTACCTGCGCGGCAACGCGAGCGAACTCCTCCCCCAGACGCTCAGCTGGGGCATGATGCTCAGCCGCACCCGAACGGCCGAACTCGCCGAGGTGCGCGGTGCGCTCGAGACCTACGCGGCGCGGCTCGCCACCGAGCGTATGAGCGACGAGTCGATCGAGGTCATGCGTACCCACGTGGACGAGATGCGCGCGTCATCCGCAGATTTCGCACGTTTCGTCGAGGCCGACCTGCAGTTCCACCTCGAGTTGGCCCGCAGTACCGACAACACCGTGCTGCTCGACCTGCTGCAGAGCATCCGTTCGCTGCTGCGGGTCTGGTCCGACCGCGCGGTGCAGGACGACGACCACGCGCGGCAGGCGATCGAAGAACACGCGGCGGTATACGAGGCGATAGCGGCGAGAGATCCGGATGCCGCGGCCGCTGCGATGGCCGCGCACATGCGCACGGCGGCGGTACGTCTCGCCGGCACCGTACAGACCCACGCGGAAGACTAGCCCCGGTCGCGCTTCGCCCGGCGCCGCTCGCGCCAGCCCATCGCCGCGAGCTCGGCCGCCTCGCGTTCCCGGCGCTGCTCGGCCGCGGCGCGTCGCGCGGCCCGACGACCGCGCCACCCCTCGAGTTCTGCCTCGATGTCGCGCGTCGGCGTGACGACGGGCGGCCCGCCCTGCAGCTGGCGCCGCGCGGTGATCACCCGTTTGTTGAAGTCGTCGAGCAACGTGCGCACGCCCTCCTCGGTGCCCGTGGCGTCGATGCGCGCGTCGAGCTCGGCGTTCTCGGTGCGCAGCGTCAGTGCGGGCGGGCCGAGGCCCGTGATCTTCTCCCGCTCGATCTTGCGGCGGATCCACCAGTCGGGGTCGTGTGTGGTGGTGAGCCCCTCGATCGGCTTGCCCGCACCCGGCAGGTTGTCGAATTCGCCGCGGCGGATGGCCTGCTGGATGGTGATCTCGACGTACTGGGCCCGAGCCTCCATCATCGACTGGCCGGCGTGGTCTTTCTCCGCTTCGGCCTCGACGCTCGCGCCGGCCTCGTCGGCCAACCTGTCGACCTGATACCGGGCGACGTTCAGCCGGGCGTCTCCCGGCTCCTTGTTCACCATGTCTACCAGCCTAAAACGCGCATACTGAGGGTCAGAAGAGAGAAAGTTGAGACGGTGGACGGCACACTCCCAACCGCGATCCCCCGGCTGACACCGCCGGACGCCCGTGACAAGACCACCCCGGCCCTCGAACGCGGCAGGCGCTTCGCCGAACTGGTTCGCATCGCCCGGCGGCATTCGCTGCTTCCGCTGCGGAAACTCGATTTCTCGACGGCTCCGGCCGGCGCCTCCGCCCGGGCCGTGCAGGCCGACGGCCTGCGCCAGGCGTTAGAGGAGGCGGGCGGCGCGTTCGTGAAGGCCGGCCAGCTCCTCTCCACCCGCACCGACATCTTGCCGCCGGAGTTCGTGGCCGCACTCTCGCGGCTGCAGCAGGGCGTGACGGCCGCACCCTGGGACGAGGTCGAGGCGATGCTCGAAGAGGAGTACGGGGCGCCGCTGGCGAGCGTGTTCACCTCGTTCGAACGGGTGCCGATAGCCGCGGCATCCATCGCTCAGGTGCACCGCGCGACCATGACCACCGGCAGGGTCGTCGCCGTGAAGGTGCAGCGTCCAGGCATCGCGCCAGCCGTGCGCCGGGACATCGACATCGCCGTGCGGGTCGCGCGGTTCGTCGCGCGCACCTCGCGCGAGGCGAAAACGCTGGGCATCGCCGCCGTGGCCGAGCAGTACGCCGCCGACCTGCGCCGCCAGCTCGACTTCCGGCTCGAGGCGCGCAACCTGACCGCGATGCGCGCGATGCAGTTACGCGGCCCGCGCGCCGACGAGCTGCGGCTGCCCGACCTGGTCGAGTCGCTGTCCACCGACCGCGTGCTCGTGATGGAGTTTCTCGAGGGAGGCACCCTCACCGAGTGGAACGAGCGACCCGGCGCCGACTCCGCCGAGCTGCGGCCGGCCATGCTCGTGGTGCTGCGCGCGTTCATCCGCCAGATCGTGTTCGACGGTGTCTATCACGCCGATCTGCACCCCGGAAACATCATGCTGCTGCCGGGCGGTCGCCCCGCGCTGGTCGACTTCGGGTCGGTCGGCCGCCTCGACCTGCAACTGCGCGAGACCGTGCAGGAGCTGCTCATCGCCTACCTCCAGGGCGACACGCAGCTCTTCGCGGACGCCCTGCTGACACTCGCGCCGATTGCGGATGACGCGGACGAGACGGGTTTCCGCCGCGAACTGAGCGAGTTCATCACCTACGAACTCGGGCCGGGGTCGCGCGTCAGTGTCGCCACGGTCGACGCGCTCGTCGCGGTGATCTCGCGCTACGGCATGACCGTTCCGGCGGAACTGGTGGCCGCGGCGCGCGCCTTCGCGATCCTCGAGGGCACGCTGCGCACGAGCGCACCGGAATTCGACCTGCTCGAGGAGGCTCGGGAGCTCGCGAACGAGCAGATCGGCGACCAGATGACGGCGGGCAACGTGCGCTCGGTACTCACGACGGAACTGCTCGGCCTGCTGCCCGCCGTGCGGCGACTGCCCCGCCGGTTCGACCGCATCGGCAACCAGGTCGAGAGCGGCCGCCTCAACGTGAACATCCGCGTGCTGGCCGACCGGCGCGACCGGCGGCTGCTGTCGTCGCTCGTCCGGCAGCTGCTGCTCGCCGGGGTCGGAGTCGTGTCCGGCATCGTATCGCTCGGGTACCTGACGGCACCCGAGACGACGGGCGTCATCAGCAGCGCGTCGGCGGGCGGCGCGATGGGCGTCGGTTCGCTCGTGCTGCTCGCCGCTGCGGGCGTCGACGCGCTCGTGACGCGCCGGCGCGAACGCTAGGTGAGGGCGGGACGCGACCTCACTGCAGGAGCTTCCGCGCCACGTTGGTCGTGAACAGGTCGAGCAGCTCGCTGCCCCGCCCCGACAGCACCGTGCGGATCCCGTAGAGCGTGAAACCCTTCGCCTGCTCGAGGGTGATGGCGGGCGGGATCGCGAGTTCCTGTCGCGCCGTCACGACGTCGATGAGCGCGGGGCCGTCATGCGCGAACGCCTCGGCCATGGCGGCCTCGAGCTCGGCGGGGTTCTCGACCCGGCGGGAGAACAGCCCGATCGCGCTGGCGACGGCCGCGAGGTCGGGGTTGTCGAGGTCGGTCGCGTAATTCACGAATCCCGCCGCCTTCATCTCGAGCTCGACGAAGTTGAGCGACGAGTTGTTGAACACGATCACCTTCACCGGCAGCTTGTTCTGCACGAGGGTGAGCAGTTCACCGAGCATCATGGTCAGGCCGCCGTCGCCCGAGAAGGCGACCACCTGGCGGCCGGCCTGCGCCGTCTGAGCGCCGATGGCCAGCGGCACCGCACAGGCCATCGAGCCGTGGTTGAACGACCCGATGAGCCGGCGTCTGCCGTTCATGGTGAGGTAGCGCGCGGCCCAGACCACGGGCGAGCCGACGTCGACCGTGAAGACCGCGTCGTCGGCGGCGAGCTCGTCGGCGAGACGGGCGACGTACTCGGGGTGAATCGGCTCGCGGTCGCGGTCGTTCACGGCGAAATCGTCGAGCGAGGCCCGGGTCTTCGCGTAGTGGGCGAGCGATGCGTCGAGATGCTTGCGCTCGGTCTTCGTCGTGATCGCGGGCAGCAGCGCCGCGACCGTGTCCTTCACCGTGCCGACAAGCGGCACGTCGACCGGAACGCGCCGTCCGATGTTGCGACCGCGGATGTCCACCTGGATGACCGTCGCGTCGTCGGGATAGAACTGCCGGTACGGGAAGTCGGTGCCGAGCATCAGCAGCACTTCCGCCTCCTTGATCGCTTTGTAGCCCGACGCGAAGCCGAGCAGCCCGGTCATGCCCACGTCGTAGGGGTTGTCGTATTCGACGTGCTCCTTGCCGCGCAACGCGTGCACGATCGGCGCCTTGAGGGCCTCGGCGAGCGCGATCAGCTCGTCGTGCGCGCCGGCCGCGCCCGCACCGGCGAGGATCGTGATCTTGTCGCTCTGGTTGAGGAAGGCGGCCGCGGTCGCGAGCGATTCGACGTCGGGTCGCGTGATCGAGCGGGTCGCCACGATGGGTTTCGGATGACGCTGCGCCTCGACCACCTCGAGGAAGATCTCGCCCGGAACCACCACGACGGCCACGCCGTTCTCTTCGACGGCGGCGCGGATCGCCATCTCGAAGATGTAGGGGGCCATCTCGGGCGTACTCACGAGTTCGCAGAAGACGCTGCATTCCTTGAAGAGTTCTTGCGGGTGCGTCTCCTGGAAGTACTGCGACCCGATCTCGGTGCGCGGAATGTGCGCGGCGATCGCGAGCACGGGCACGCGGCTGCGGTGCGCGTCGAACAGTCCGTTGATCAGGTGCAGGTTGCCCGGCCCGCAGCTGCCGACGCACACGGCGAGGGTACCGTCGACGGCGGCATCGGCGGCCGCGGCGAACGCGGCCGCCTCCTCGTGTCTCACGTGCTCCCACGAGATTCCGTCGTTGCGCCGTATCGCGTCGGTGAAGCCGTTGAGCGAATCACCCGGGAGCCCGTAGACCCGGCTGACCCCGCTCGAGATCAGGGTGGTGATGAGGTTGTCGGCGACCGTCGTCATGGGGGGGACCTTTCGGCTGGGGTGTGGTGCCCACGCTACTCAGCGACGGCGCGCACCGTCAGGCCGTTGGCCGGATGTTCGGCTGACGGTAAGCGGCAGACCCGGCTAGTCGTCGACGACGATGCCGAGGTGCGTCGCGAACGATGCGGCGAGGGCCCCGACCTGGTAGCCGCTCAACGTCGCGCCCCTGAGCGACTCGAAACCGTCGATCTGCGCGAATTCGGCACCGCGCAGGTCGACGTGGGCGAGCTTCGCGCCGGCGAGGCTCAGGCTGCGCACGGTCGTGTCGGTGAACGAGACCCGCGTCAGGTGTGCCCCACCGAGGTCGAGCTCGTCGATGGTGCATCCGTCGAACGAAACATCCAGCAACTGCGCCCCGCGCGCGTTCACGAACCCGAGCTTGCTGCCCGTGAAGCGCACCGAATTGACGTACGACTCGTACAGCTCGGCCGACCCGATGCGCGAGCCCTGCATCGTCACATCGCGCCACCGCGAGCGCGGCGCCGACAGCACGGGCGCGTTGAAGCGCGAGAACTCGACCTCCGAGAAGGTGGCGGCCCGGAACCCGGTGGCGTGCGCCTGCACGTCGTCGAAGGCGCATTCACTGAACTCGATGCCGTCGAGGTCGCGGCCGCCCACGTCTATGCCCTCGAACCGCAGCCCCTCGTAGCGACCCTGGGGCCGCAGGTCGTCACCGTCCGACCTGGCGAGTTCGCCGAGGCGGAGATCATCGATGCGGGGCGGATGCGTTGCGAGTTTCTTGACCACCGCTGAAGTCTAGGGACGACGCCCGACGGCGCCGTCCCCAGGCTCACAGTTTCATCTGCTCTCGCCGACTGCCACGAAATCGGCCGCCGGTCAATGGATACGCTCGCGGCGGCCCCCGCAGCAGGCCGGTGATAGCTTGTGCCAGCGGCCGCACGGCCGCATCCACAGCGTGCGCGGGCATGCTTCACCCTTGCGAAGGATGCCGTCATTTCCACCTCGAGTCTTCCCAGCCGTCCGTACCCCCTCGGCGTCACCCTCCGCGACGGCGCGGCCAGCGTGGCCATCTACTCCGAGACGGCCACCGTCGTCGAGGTCTGCGTCTTCACCGACGAGGGCGAGACGCGCACGCCGCTGAGCGAGCGCACGGGCCACGTCTTCCACGGAATCGTTCCCGGCCTCACCGTCGGTTCTCGGTATGCGCTGCGCGTACACGGCGAGTGGGCGCCCGAACGCGGACTGCGCCACAACCCGCACAAGCTGCTGCTCGACCCGCACGCCACGGCGATCGAGGGCGGTTACACCTGGGGCCAGGCCGTGTTCGGCCACGACATGAACGATCCGGAGACGATGGATGAGACGGACGCCGCGGGTTCCACGCCGCTGTGCGTCGTCACCGACTCGTCGTTCGACTGGAGCGGCGACGAGTCGCCGCGCACCCCGCTCGAGTCCACCGTCATCTACGAGACGCACGTCAAGGGATTCACGCAGACGCACCCCGACGTGCCGGAGGAGATCCGCGGAACCTACGCCGGTCTCGCGCACCCCGCCGCCGTCAAGCACCTCACCGATCTGGGCGTGACCGCCGTCGAGCTGATTCCCGTGCAGCAGTTCGTGCAGGACAGCCACCTCGAAGAGAAGGGGCTGCGCAACTACTGGGGCTACAACACCATCGGCTTCTTCGCCCCGCACGGCGACTACAGCTCGGCCGGCGACGGCGGCGACCAGGTCGTGGAGTTCAAGAACATGGTCAAGGCGCTGCACGCCGCGGGCCTCGAGGTCATCCTCGACGTGGTCTACAACCACACGGCCGAGGGTAACCACATGGGCCCGACCCTCTCGTTCAAGGGCATCGACAACGCGTCGTACTACCGGCTCGTGGAGGGCGAAGAGGCCTCCTACTTCGACACCACGGGCACGGGAAACAGCGTGAACGTCGGACACCCGGCGGCGCTCGGACTCATCATGGACAGCCTCCGCTACTGGGTCACCGAGATGCACGTCGACGGTTTCCGCTTCGACCTCGCCACGACGCTGACGCGCCAGGACGGATCGGCCGAGCTGCACAGCGCTTTCCTCACCCTCATCGCTCAGGACCCCACGCTCGCGCCGGTGAAGATGATCGCCGAGCCGTGGGACACCGCCGGCTACCAGGTGGGCGGCTTCCCCGCCGACTGGTCGGAGTGGAACGGCAAGTTCCGCGACGACGTCCGCGATTTCTGGAACGGCACCGACGCCGTTCTCGGCACGCTCTCGCAGCGCATCCTCGGCAGCCCCGACGTGTACGAGGCGGATCGCCGGTCGCCGCTGTCGAGCGTGAACTTCGTCACCGCCCACGACGGTTTCACCCTGCACGACCTCACGTCGTACAACAGCAAGCACAACGCGGCCAACGGCGAAGACAACAACGATGGCGAGAGCGACAACAAGTCGTCGAACAACGGTGCCGAGGGTCCGACCGACAACGAGCTCGTCAACGAGCGCCGCGACCGCCAGCGCCGCAACCTGCTCGCCTCGCTGCTGCTCTCGGCCGGTGTGCCGATGATCCTCGGCGGCGACGAGCTCGGTCGCACGCAGGGCGGCAACAACAACGCCTACGCGCAGGACAACGAGATCTCCTGGTACGACTGGGCCAACACCGACGAGGCGCTGCTCGAGTTCACGACGTCGCTGCTGGCGCTCCGTGCGGAGAACCCCGCGCTACGTCCGGTCTGGTTCCGTC is a window of Conyzicola nivalis DNA encoding:
- the poxB gene encoding ubiquinone-dependent pyruvate dehydrogenase, translated to MTTVADNLITTLISSGVSRVYGLPGDSLNGFTDAIRRNDGISWEHVRHEEAAAFAAAADAAVDGTLAVCVGSCGPGNLHLINGLFDAHRSRVPVLAIAAHIPRTEIGSQYFQETHPQELFKECSVFCELVSTPEMAPYIFEMAIRAAVEENGVAVVVVPGEIFLEVVEAQRHPKPIVATRSITRPDVESLATAAAFLNQSDKITILAGAGAAGAHDELIALAEALKAPIVHALRGKEHVEYDNPYDVGMTGLLGFASGYKAIKEAEVLLMLGTDFPYRQFYPDDATVIQVDIRGRNIGRRVPVDVPLVGTVKDTVAALLPAITTKTERKHLDASLAHYAKTRASLDDFAVNDRDREPIHPEYVARLADELAADDAVFTVDVGSPVVWAARYLTMNGRRRLIGSFNHGSMACAVPLAIGAQTAQAGRQVVAFSGDGGLTMMLGELLTLVQNKLPVKVIVFNNSSLNFVELEMKAAGFVNYATDLDNPDLAAVASAIGLFSRRVENPAELEAAMAEAFAHDGPALIDVVTARQELAIPPAITLEQAKGFTLYGIRTVLSGRGSELLDLFTTNVARKLLQ
- a CDS encoding pentapeptide repeat-containing protein, with amino-acid sequence MVKKLATHPPRIDDLRLGELARSDGDDLRPQGRYEGLRFEGIDVGGRDLDGIEFSECAFDDVQAHATGFRAATFSEVEFSRFNAPVLSAPRSRWRDVTMQGSRIGSAELYESYVNSVRFTGSKLGFVNARGAQLLDVSFDGCTIDELDLGGAHLTRVSFTDTTVRSLSLAGAKLAHVDLRGAEFAQIDGFESLRGATLSGYQVGALAASFATHLGIVVDD
- a CDS encoding ABC1 kinase family protein, translated to MDGTLPTAIPRLTPPDARDKTTPALERGRRFAELVRIARRHSLLPLRKLDFSTAPAGASARAVQADGLRQALEEAGGAFVKAGQLLSTRTDILPPEFVAALSRLQQGVTAAPWDEVEAMLEEEYGAPLASVFTSFERVPIAAASIAQVHRATMTTGRVVAVKVQRPGIAPAVRRDIDIAVRVARFVARTSREAKTLGIAAVAEQYAADLRRQLDFRLEARNLTAMRAMQLRGPRADELRLPDLVESLSTDRVLVMEFLEGGTLTEWNERPGADSAELRPAMLVVLRAFIRQIVFDGVYHADLHPGNIMLLPGGRPALVDFGSVGRLDLQLRETVQELLIAYLQGDTQLFADALLTLAPIADDADETGFRRELSEFITYELGPGSRVSVATVDALVAVISRYGMTVPAELVAAARAFAILEGTLRTSAPEFDLLEEARELANEQIGDQMTAGNVRSVLTTELLGLLPAVRRLPRRFDRIGNQVESGRLNVNIRVLADRRDRRLLSSLVRQLLLAGVGVVSGIVSLGYLTAPETTGVISSASAGGAMGVGSLVLLAAAGVDALVTRRRER
- a CDS encoding DnaJ family domain-containing protein, yielding MVNKEPGDARLNVARYQVDRLADEAGASVEAEAEKDHAGQSMMEARAQYVEITIQQAIRRGEFDNLPGAGKPIEGLTTTHDPDWWIRRKIEREKITGLGPPALTLRTENAELDARIDATGTEEGVRTLLDDFNKRVITARRQLQGGPPVVTPTRDIEAELEGWRGRRAARRAAAEQRREREAAELAAMGWRERRRAKRDRG
- a CDS encoding FadR/GntR family transcriptional regulator, with protein sequence MPVYPTSATEEISAALGAMGAGSASSAVAKRLLELFTEESISPGTRLPPERQLAASLAVGRSAVREALAALEILGVVDVRPGSGTYLRGNASELLPQTLSWGMMLSRTRTAELAEVRGALETYAARLATERMSDESIEVMRTHVDEMRASSADFARFVEADLQFHLELARSTDNTVLLDLLQSIRSLLRVWSDRAVQDDDHARQAIEEHAAVYEAIAARDPDAAAAAMAAHMRTAAVRLAGTVQTHAED
- the glgX gene encoding glycogen debranching protein GlgX; the protein is MSTSSLPSRPYPLGVTLRDGAASVAIYSETATVVEVCVFTDEGETRTPLSERTGHVFHGIVPGLTVGSRYALRVHGEWAPERGLRHNPHKLLLDPHATAIEGGYTWGQAVFGHDMNDPETMDETDAAGSTPLCVVTDSSFDWSGDESPRTPLESTVIYETHVKGFTQTHPDVPEEIRGTYAGLAHPAAVKHLTDLGVTAVELIPVQQFVQDSHLEEKGLRNYWGYNTIGFFAPHGDYSSAGDGGDQVVEFKNMVKALHAAGLEVILDVVYNHTAEGNHMGPTLSFKGIDNASYYRLVEGEEASYFDTTGTGNSVNVGHPAALGLIMDSLRYWVTEMHVDGFRFDLATTLTRQDGSAELHSAFLTLIAQDPTLAPVKMIAEPWDTAGYQVGGFPADWSEWNGKFRDDVRDFWNGTDAVLGTLSQRILGSPDVYEADRRSPLSSVNFVTAHDGFTLHDLTSYNSKHNAANGEDNNDGESDNKSSNNGAEGPTDNELVNERRDRQRRNLLASLLLSAGVPMILGGDELGRTQGGNNNAYAQDNEISWYDWANTDEALLEFTTSLLALRAENPALRPVWFRQAPTDGETDTVQISRSDAEGFADEDWDNPDARSIMFVFAHEGSDTFALLLNAAENGVEFTVPTAPGEAWELASSSDPDQHVAPPVSTLIVRDCSFTLLRSRTS
- a CDS encoding MFS transporter, translating into MDTLTPQAPPQSAVEKSAIRKVSIRLVPFVALMFFINYLDRSAIGFAGPNGMNDDLALTVTQVGFASGVFFIGYILLEVPSNLALARVGARRWLARIMVTWGIVAVLFTWVGSFEHLAILRFALGVAEAGFFPGAILFLSLWVPSRHRGKILALFYLAQPLSTVIGAPLAGLLIGAHGFLGLEGWRVMFLGVGLPAIVVGIIAWFYLKDKPSDAKWLTVEEQEWLTVELAAEKTKTESLNIVKGKQHGGLRTAFSSGRVWTLAFIYFGFIYGLYTLAFFLPTIIAGFQEIYDVEYDVFQRGLITAIPYIPAAFALWFWTKDVSKRGLKTWHIAGPAIVAALTIPLALFAGSPALTIAIIALTAMAIFAVLPNFWTLPTQFLTGAAAAAGVALINTVGNLAGFGAPYITGAVADATKDANGEPQYFVPMAIVGFFMLLSAVLMVLLARARKKNAPIDGDLAAPIAH